One Streptomyces fagopyri DNA window includes the following coding sequences:
- a CDS encoding ABC transporter permease, giving the protein MSGLPGAGGFTGFALRRLVGAVVTLLAISVIIYLVFYVAPGDVAQITCGPRCSPAQVHQVSAQLKLGDPLYLRYGHFLQGIVVGHDYSTGTSVQHCGAPCLGLSYQSDQQVTHLIWTKLPVTLSLVLGAMVLWLVLGVGTGVLSAWRRGRVTERVLTGVTLAGTATPVFVIGLVLMIVVCGQLQWLPFPQYVPLTEDPEQWAWNLLLPWLAFALIEAAKYARLTRASMLETLAEDHVRTFRAYGVGERSIIGRHALRGAIAPVIALNANDVGSAIGGAVLTETMFGLPGLGRELVHAVQVVDLPVVVGMVLVTGFFVVLANAVADVLYAVADRRVVLS; this is encoded by the coding sequence ATGAGCGGCCTGCCCGGAGCGGGCGGATTCACCGGATTCGCCCTGCGGCGTCTGGTCGGCGCCGTCGTCACCCTGCTCGCGATCTCCGTGATCATCTATCTCGTCTTCTACGTCGCCCCCGGCGACGTCGCCCAGATCACCTGCGGCCCGCGCTGCTCGCCCGCCCAGGTGCACCAGGTCTCCGCGCAGTTGAAGCTCGGCGATCCGCTGTACCTGCGCTACGGGCACTTCCTGCAGGGCATCGTCGTAGGACACGACTACTCGACGGGCACCTCCGTGCAGCACTGCGGCGCGCCCTGCCTCGGCCTCTCCTACCAGAGCGACCAGCAGGTCACCCACCTGATCTGGACGAAGCTTCCGGTCACCCTCTCGCTCGTGCTCGGCGCGATGGTGCTGTGGCTGGTCCTCGGCGTCGGCACCGGCGTGCTCTCCGCGTGGCGCCGCGGCCGGGTCACCGAGCGCGTGCTGACGGGCGTCACGCTCGCCGGCACCGCGACACCCGTCTTCGTCATCGGCCTGGTGCTGATGATCGTCGTCTGCGGACAGTTGCAGTGGCTGCCCTTCCCGCAGTACGTGCCCCTCACCGAGGACCCCGAGCAGTGGGCGTGGAACCTGCTGCTCCCCTGGCTGGCGTTCGCGCTGATCGAGGCCGCCAAGTACGCCCGGCTGACCCGGGCCTCGATGCTGGAGACCCTCGCCGAGGACCATGTCCGCACCTTCCGCGCGTACGGCGTGGGGGAACGCTCGATCATCGGACGGCACGCCCTGCGCGGTGCGATCGCGCCGGTCATCGCGCTGAACGCCAACGACGTCGGTTCGGCGATCGGCGGCGCCGTGCTCACCGAGACGATGTTCGGACTGCCCGGCCTCGGACGGGAACTCGTGCACGCCGTGCAGGTCGTCGACCTTCCGGTGGTCGTCGGGATGGTCCTGGTCACCGGCTTCTTCGTGGTCCTGGCCAACGCCGTCGCGGACGTCCTGTACGCGGTGGCCGACCGACGGGTGGTGCTGTCGTGA
- a CDS encoding ABC transporter permease — protein MTEVIVASQAPGTDISVPGASGARQFWRRLRTQPAALVAAAVVALLVLVALAAPLLTAVEGQDPTTYHPTLVDSARGGVPLGSFGGVSGDHWLGVEPQTGRDLFARLVNGARVSLGVAFAATLVQVLIGVVVGVAAALGNRWVDQLLSRVTDIIIAMPLMIMSLALLAIVPSGFPRPVLVALIIGLVAWGSTAKIVRAHALTLKELDHVAAARLSGWGPWRVARRELLPALAAPVITYAALLVPMNITVEAALSFLGVGVKPPTPSWGQMLTAADVWYQAAPQYLLLPAGSLFLTVLALTVLGDGVRTALDPRAASRLRVGTGRKREARA, from the coding sequence GTGACCGAGGTCATCGTCGCCTCCCAGGCCCCCGGGACGGACATCTCCGTCCCGGGGGCCTCCGGGGCCCGTCAGTTCTGGCGGCGGCTGCGCACCCAGCCCGCCGCCCTCGTCGCCGCGGCCGTCGTCGCGCTGCTCGTCCTGGTCGCCCTCGCCGCACCGCTGCTCACCGCGGTCGAGGGCCAGGACCCGACCACCTACCACCCGACCCTCGTAGACTCCGCGCGCGGCGGCGTACCGCTCGGCTCGTTCGGCGGTGTCAGCGGCGACCACTGGCTCGGCGTCGAACCGCAGACGGGCCGCGACCTCTTCGCCCGGCTCGTCAACGGCGCCCGGGTCTCCCTCGGGGTCGCCTTCGCGGCCACCCTCGTGCAGGTCCTCATCGGCGTCGTCGTCGGTGTCGCGGCCGCCCTGGGCAACCGATGGGTCGACCAACTCCTCAGCCGGGTCACGGACATCATCATCGCGATGCCGCTGATGATCATGTCCCTCGCGCTGCTCGCGATCGTGCCCAGCGGCTTCCCGCGTCCGGTCCTGGTCGCCCTCATCATCGGCCTGGTGGCCTGGGGCTCGACCGCGAAGATCGTGCGCGCCCACGCGCTGACCCTCAAGGAGCTCGATCACGTGGCGGCGGCCCGGCTCAGCGGCTGGGGCCCCTGGCGTGTCGCCCGCCGCGAACTCCTGCCCGCCCTGGCCGCGCCCGTCATCACGTACGCCGCCCTCCTCGTCCCCATGAACATCACCGTCGAGGCGGCGCTCAGCTTCCTCGGCGTCGGAGTGAAGCCGCCGACCCCCTCCTGGGGCCAGATGCTGACCGCGGCCGACGTCTGGTACCAGGCGGCGCCGCAGTACCTGCTGCTGCCGGCGGGCTCGCTCTTCCTCACCGTCCTCGCGCTGACCGTCCTCGGCGACGGGGTGCGCACCGCCCTCGACCCGCGCGCGGCCTCGCGGCTGCGCGTCGGCACCGGACGCAAGCGGGAGGCCAGGGCATGA